The following coding sequences are from one Terriglobia bacterium window:
- a CDS encoding alpha/beta hydrolase, translating to MSSSSELPVIQLAEGISGRVRPGTGEGVLWLHGYTVDGSMWGDMWDRLPGWQHIAIDLPGHGASDSIERMIDLPTLGRRLGQMCISRGVRHIVALSFGTLTATQIAIEFPSHFSSIVLSAPSLAGGPRELEVARVHGTLVQYYLQFGPGPWMRDIWMKCRIWAGTERVPEMRQYMGSLIDKHDWSHLKQMAIQRYTQSKQTEEALQKIEASVLVMIGDRELPSFRTVAATLKRNIPRCDVLELADADHLAMIQYPEVSAPAIEAHLKANQSASLTRDGDSPSQKEDKQQAGNKAGNNP from the coding sequence ATGAGCAGCTCTTCCGAGTTACCGGTCATCCAACTCGCCGAGGGTATATCCGGGCGTGTGCGGCCCGGCACAGGAGAAGGCGTTCTGTGGCTGCACGGCTACACCGTAGACGGCAGCATGTGGGGCGATATGTGGGACCGGCTGCCGGGCTGGCAGCACATTGCGATAGATCTCCCCGGCCATGGAGCATCGGATTCTATCGAGCGGATGATTGACCTGCCTACCCTGGGCCGGCGGCTTGGACAGATGTGCATTTCCCGCGGAGTTCGGCATATCGTGGCGTTGTCGTTCGGAACGCTGACAGCGACGCAGATTGCAATCGAGTTCCCGTCGCACTTCTCGAGCATCGTGCTCAGCGCCCCCAGCCTGGCCGGCGGTCCCCGCGAACTGGAAGTAGCCCGCGTTCATGGAACGCTTGTCCAATATTACCTTCAATTTGGCCCCGGACCGTGGATGCGCGATATCTGGATGAAGTGCCGTATCTGGGCCGGAACTGAAAGGGTTCCGGAGATGCGGCAATATATGGGGTCCCTGATCGATAAACATGATTGGTCACACTTAAAGCAGATGGCGATCCAGCGGTACACGCAGTCGAAGCAAACGGAAGAAGCCCTGCAGAAAATCGAAGCATCCGTTCTGGTTATGATTGGTGACAGGGAATTACCGTCATTTCGCACGGTCGCCGCAACCCTGAAACGCAACATTCCCCGATGTGATGTGCTCGAACTCGCTGACGCAGACCATCTGGCAATGATTCAGTATCCCGAAGTCTCCGCCCCGGCGATTGAAGCTCACCTCAAGGCGAACCAGTCTGCGTCCTTAACGCGAGACGGTGATTCCCCGTCCCAAAAAGAGGATAAACAGCAAGCAGGCAACAAGGCCGGTAACAATCCATGA